One Mucilaginibacter ginkgonis genomic region harbors:
- a CDS encoding Crp/Fnr family transcriptional regulator gives MSTHLKSFLGNYASLTDEDLDFLAQKFVARDVKKRTYLLKEGDVCSDLIFVEKGCLRLFYFNEDVEVSVWFAFEGNSAIDINSFISEKPSIYFIQAIEDSSLLIIPKTEIKKLYDTYPKMQEIMRNYWEDAMLNLLERFTALQRDAADKRYLDLLAKPTYMQKIPQKYLASYIGVTPTSLSRIRKNIR, from the coding sequence GTGAGCACACACCTTAAATCTTTCCTAGGCAATTATGCGTCTTTAACTGATGAAGACCTGGACTTTTTGGCTCAAAAGTTTGTAGCCAGAGACGTAAAAAAACGCACTTATCTTTTGAAAGAAGGCGATGTATGCAGCGACCTGATCTTTGTTGAAAAAGGCTGCCTTAGGCTATTCTATTTTAATGAAGACGTTGAGGTATCCGTCTGGTTTGCTTTTGAAGGCAACTCTGCTATAGACATTAACAGTTTTATCAGCGAGAAACCTTCTATATATTTTATACAGGCAATAGAAGACAGCAGTTTGCTTATCATCCCAAAAACCGAGATCAAGAAGTTGTACGACACCTACCCCAAGATGCAGGAAATAATGCGTAATTATTGGGAAGATGCCATGCTTAACCTCTTGGAAAGATTTACAGCGCTACAGCGCGATGCGGCTGATAAACGCTACCTTGACTTGTTGGCCAAGCCAACCTACATGCAAAAGATCCCCCAAAAGTACTTGGCTTCTTACATTGGCGTTACCCCAACGTCTTTAAGCAGGATAAGGAAGAATATCAGATAG